In Acropora muricata isolate sample 2 unplaced genomic scaffold, ASM3666990v1 scaffold_710, whole genome shotgun sequence, the following are encoded in one genomic region:
- the LOC136906350 gene encoding uncharacterized protein yields the protein MFLGQDRSGKTSLKKSLQGLQFNPEENSTDGIDVRLAQQELSSEAKIVDKEKVLETSPPISTKAHTVSESNEILEDSTELFPAINHGQVGLSADSFSTTQIEIVEGYADSSNLFVIAHSDGGSQVFQITDNKQTETEARDNVSSEMIPKEIETLIRELRDRVHKMESEDYLYSVLWDFAGESVHYETHQLFLTSRAVYILVYDLSRDPEEIAKPVEKQGIFKKTKEKSCTKTNLDYLDYWMTSVSSQSSQVEDHDFYSASAYKVLTMTLPHVFLVYTHSDKAFGGKDPSELAINLYGSLETKPYSTTIRWCVCSE from the exons ATGTTTCTTGGACAGGACCGTTCAGGAAAAACCAGCCTGAAGAAGTCACTGCAGGGATTACAATTCAACCCagaagaaaatagcactgatGGGATAGatgtcaggctggc GCAACAAGAATTGAGTTCTGAAGCGAAGATTGTTGACAAAGAGAAAGTTCTCGAAACTTCCCCGCCGATCTCCACTAAGGCTCACACTGTAAGTGAGAGCAATGAGATTCTTGAAGATTCCACAGAGCTATTCCCTGCAATCAATCATGGTCAGGTTGGCTTGTCTGCAGATTCGTTTTCAACTACACAAATTGAAATAGTAGAAGGTTATGCAGATTCTTCGAACTTATTCGTTATTGCACACTCCGATGGTGGCAGTCAAGTCTTTCAAATCACAGATAATAAGCAGACAGAGACGGAAGCTAGAGATAACGTTTCCTCGGAAATGATACCTAAAGAGATAGAAACGTTGATTAGGGAACTGAGAGATAGAGTTCACAAGATGGAAAGTGAGGATTACCTCTATTCAGTTTTGTGGGATTTTGCCGGAGAGTCTGTTCACTATGAGACCCATCAACTCTTTCTGACGTCAAGGGCAGTGTACATTTTGGTTTATGACCTAAGCCGGGATCCTGAGGAAATTGCAAAGCCCGTGGAAAAGCAAGGAATCTTCAAGAAAACTAAAGAGAAGTCGTGTACGAAAACTAACCTCGACTATCTAGACTACTGGATGACCTCAGTTTCCTCACAATCCAGTCAAGTTGAAGATCACGATTTCTACTCAGCTTCAGCATACAAAGTTCTGACAATGACACTTCCTCATGTCTTCTTGGTGTATACGCATTCTGACAAAGCTTTTGGTGGAAAAGATCCTTCTGAACTGGCCATTAATTTGTACGGTTCCTTGGAGACAAAACCATATAGCACAACTATACGATGGTGTGTTTGTAGTGAATAA